The Oncorhynchus nerka isolate Pitt River linkage group LG24, Oner_Uvic_2.0, whole genome shotgun sequence genome has a window encoding:
- the LOC115107776 gene encoding spermatogenesis-associated protein 45-like yields MSKYKEGALFELNMLRETWCRVEIDSKFWERAEKRHFDCHLQNTCDFKSLQAVTPEQRSAWTAAGHITKYPERKHFEESHKAHLV; encoded by the exons ATGTCAAAATATAAAGAGGGTGCCCTGTTCGAATTAAACATGCTACGAGAAACGTGGTGTCGAGTAGAGATTGACAGTAAGTTTTGGGAAAGAGCAGAGAAGAGACATTTTGACTGTCATTTGCAAAACACCTGCGACTTCAAGTCGCTCCAGGCAGTGACTCCGGAGCAACGGTCTGCTTGGACAGCTGCAGGACATATCACCAAATACCCGGAGCGAAAACACTTCGAAGAAAGCC ACAAGGCCCATCTGGTATAA